DNA sequence from the Cohnella herbarum genome:
ATGAAGATATGGACCGGATTGCCAACGGAGAAGGCGGTGCAGGTTCGTTTATTCAATCGCTGTCTCTTGAACCGGGATACAACAGATATCTTCTCGAGATAATGGATTACGAGAACTATCCCATCAAGTATGAGTTGGTCATCGTGAGAGGAGAGCTCCCTGAGCTCACGCTAGGTGAATTTGAGATCAAGCAGATCCTCTCGGAAAACACTTCGGTCGCTATGAATGTCTATTCAACCGGTCCGAATTCGTTTAATGCAGTCGAGAATGTCTATGGAATTAATAATTTTAGCTTGCGATTGCTGGAGCATGAACGGACTGAAGTGTTTTTGTACGCATCGGGATACACGTCCCCTGACGAATCCGGCACCTATATTTTCAACAACACGCCGTATGGAGTGAAGCAGTTCGAGATTTTGCTGCGAGATATTACGCATCAGGTTCATAAGCCCTTTTATTTAAACATTAACTTCGTTCAGGCACCCCCGCCACCCCCGTGAGTCGCGGCATGAATTAGCACGTAAATCAGTATCCAGAAGCATATCCACTCGGTGCAAGATACCGAAGGGATATGCTTCTGCGCTAAACATCTTGCCGGCTTACACCGATAATAAGAAAGACGTATTTCCGAAGCGAGGTGAACGGCATGAGCAAAGAGTCGCGCATTGACGAACAGATCCAACACTTTTATGACAACGTTCCCAATGTCGGAGATGCCTTGCCGCTCAAGGAACACCTGCTTAAGCACGAGGACAGCCGCATGGCTTGGTATTTGCTTGGCAAGGAGTATGAGGGTAAAGGCGATACGGCCAAAGCCACCTATTGTTTCGCGCAAGCGGGGGATATCTACGAGGCGTTCGAGTCGAAACCGGCTCCGAAGCTGCCTGAAGGAAAACAGAAAGACAAGGGAAGCTGGCGGAAATGGTTACTCGCCATATTGATTCCGCTCGTCTTAGTCGGAGGGGCTGTTATAGCGATTATGGAGCTAGCTCCCGATAAGGACGAACCCGCGGGCAATGTTCCGGTACAAGAAGAGGGAGCCTCTTCGCCGGTTACCGCGGAAAGCCCGGCTGCGAAACCCGAGCCGACCGGGAAAACGCCCTCGTTGCCGCCGGACGTCATTCCGCCGGATCAGATTGCAGGCGCGTCGGAGCCGAGCGAGCGGGGTAACGATGTGTTAGGCGAATTATTAACGCAGAAACCTTCGCGCCAGCCGCGATTGCTCGTCTCTACTCCGACGCTTGGCAAGTGGGGCGATTGGGTAAAAACAGGTAAACCGATCGCCACGGCGACCTCGGATAGAGAGTCGGGCACCGCAGGCATTCAATGGTTCGATCCGAAATGGTGCGATTGCAAACCGGAAGATTCGAAGTCGGCGCAGAAGTTAGTTCAGGGCTGGAAGCCGATGCAGGAACAGAAAATCGCGCTTCGATCGGCGATGATTCGATATCGGGAGAAGACGGGCAAATGGCCGGCGTCGCCCGAAACCCTTGCTGCGGACTATCCGGCGAATACGATGGCGGGCTGGACGGATAATATGACGCCATGGTTCGAAGAGCTTAAAGCGACTTTGGATAACAAGAAGGATGGTAAAATTCCGAAATCCGTCGATTGGCCGGATCGGACGGGACCGGAAATCGGGCATGGCACGCCCTCTGGAGATTTAGCGCCGTTGTCTTCGGAACCGCTCGAGATTATCGTAGACAAGAGCAATCATAGGTTAGCCGTTGTAAGCGGTAACGTGATGTTGCGCAATTATGAAGTAGGATTAGGCGGCGGGAAAACTCCGGAAGGGAAATTCGTCATCACGGAGAAAGTGAAGGACCCCAACGGAAGCAGCACGGGGGCATTCGGAAGCAGGGGAATGACCTTATCGGATAGCCGATACGGAATTCACGGAACGGATGAACCGGAAAGCATGGGGAAGGACGAATCTTTGGGCTGCGTTAGAATGAAAAAGGAAGATATTGAAGAACTGTACGATCTCGTGCCGATGGGAACGCCGGTGACGATAACGCAAGGGGGCCTGCCCGACGAATTGCGAGCACCGCCGGAACGCTTCCGGCTGAAGAGCACGCAGAACGAGACAAACCCCCACAAGGTATATGATTGGTTAGGTTAGATGAAGCCAGGTTATACATCCAACGCAAGCAACAAAGCCATAACCACTACGATGACTCCAAAAGCCACCCCTAACCATATCAGCGCCTTCTTATTGACGGTTTCCTTTTGTTTAGGGCGTGGTGTGACGGGTGGTTTTTTTTTGGCTGTGCTCATGAATATCAACCTCTCTATCGTATGATTCGCGAACTTCTTCCATTGTAATCGTTTTCCTCGCGAAATACCAGACAAGCCGGGGATTATCGATGGAACTAACCGCTGAGAAGCATCAAAGTATGCATCAGAGGCAGGTAGCCCTTTTCTTTTCCGCGCGAAAAGGCTAAACTGTTACCCGAAAGGTTTTCTTGCAGTGCAACCGATTTAACGATTCAGGCATGGTTTTCGTGAAAGGATGTCGAACTCATTGTTGTATCAAGTGGCCAAACCGTTCTTATTCAAAATGGATCCAGAAGCTGCTCATCATTTGATCATAGACGGGATGGGGACTGCAGCGAAAGTGCCGGGAATGCCCGCGCTTCTATCCGCGATCTGGGGGACGAAAGCTTCCCCCGAGCTTGCCGTCGATTTATTCGGTCTTCATTTTAATCATCCCGTAGGACTAGCGGCAGGGCTCGATAAGAACGCGAAAGCGGTAACCGGACTTTCCAGAGTGGGCTTATCTTTCTTGGAAGTAGGTACGGTGACGCCGAAAGGGCAAGCGGGCAACGACCAGCCCCGATTGTTCAGATTGCCTCCCGACGAGGCGCTGATTAATCGGATGGGTTTCAATAACGATGGAGCGGACGTAATGGCCGAGCGCTTATCGAAGCTTCCTCGTAGACGGATTCCCCTGGCCGTGAATATCGGCAAAAACAAGCTGACCCCGAACGAGAACGCGGCCGATGACTATCGCGCGTGCGTTCGGAAGCTGTTTGCCTATGGTGACTTCTTCGTCGTGAACATCAGTTCTCCGAACACGCCGGATCTGAGAGCTCTTCAGCATGGAGACGAATTGCGCCACTTGCTTGACGCCGTGAAAGACGAGATGGCTAAGCAGGCGGAGAAACACGGCGAATTGCCTAAACCGATTCTGGTCAAGATTGCCCCGGACAATACGGAGGACCAACTGGCTTATATGGCGGAAGCCATTCAGCTGAGCGGGATGTCGGGCGTCATCGCCACGAACACGACGATCGGCAGGGACGGACTTACGCATAAGAATGCCGGCGAAACAGGCGGTTTAAGCGGTCGTCCGCTTACGCAACGATCCACGGAAGTGATTCGCAGCCTGTACAAGATTACGAAAGGCAAGCTTCCGATCATCGGATCCGGAGGGATTTTCACGGCGGACGATGCTTATGAGAAAATTCTGGCCGGAGCTAGCTTGGTCGAAGTTTATACGGCCATGATCTACAAGGGACCGGCGCTGCTGAAAGAAATCCATGGCGGATTGATCAAGCGGCTTAAGCAAGACGGGTTTACTCGGATTACGCAAGCGGTTGGAGCGGGTCATCGTTAGGAGGAATGTCGATGGACGGAAGAGATTGGGGGAAGTTCCTGCTTCCCTACGAGCAAGCGGCCGAGGAACTGAAGGTGAAATTGAAAGCTCTCCGCTCCGAGCTGAAAGCCAGAGATGAATATGCGCCGATCGAATTCGTCACCGGCAGGGTGAAACGGGTATCGAGCATATTGGAGAAAGCGAGAAGGTTATCCGTTCCTCTCGATCGCATCGAGTTAGGAATCGAAGATATCGCGGGCATTCGCATTATGTGCCAGTTCGTGGACGACATCTATCGCGTCGCGGATCTGATTCGTCAACGCAAGGATTTAACGCTTGTCTACGAGAAGGACTATATTACGAATTTCAAAGACAGCGGATATAGAAGCTACCACCTTATCGTGGAGTATCCCGTTCAAACCTCGCTAGGCTCTAAGCCCGTATTGGCGGAAATTCAAATTCGCACGCTCGCGATGAATTTCTGGGCAACGATCGAGCATTCGCTTAATTACAAATATCGCGACCAGTTGCCTTCCCATGTCAGGGAAAGGTTGCGCAAGGCGGCGGAAGCGGCTTTCTTGCTGGATAACGAAATGTCGAGCATCCGCCAGGAAATCGTGGAAGCGCAGCAGGATTTCGAGGAAAGCTCCGTAATCGTGCGTAGGGTACTGAATGAAATTCAAGAGCTGTATTTTTTCCGCAGGGTGAGGGAAGCCGCGCAATTTCAGCGCAGGTTTAACGAGCTGTGGGAGCATGACGACATATGGGGTCTCAAGGAACTGTCTATTGAAGTCCAAGCGGCGTTGGATCGTGCGGGCAAGGGCGGCAACGCGTAAGATGGCAGGCGCGGGAAAAGGTGCCGAGAGCTTAAGCGGCGTGATGATCGACTCTCGATATTGGGCCTATCTCTCGTATTTCAATGTGGAGCGGGACTATTTCGAGTGCCACGAAGTGATGGAGGAGCTGTGGTTGGAGTATGGACGCAGCCCCTTGCTTCAAGGGCTCCTCCAGGCAGCCGTAGGACTGCATCATTGGGATAACGGCAACCGTTCGGGGGCCGTGAAACTGATGAACGCGGCGCAAGAGAAATTGAGCGTCTACGCGGATGAGGTGCTAGGCTTGGATCTGGCGCGGTTGCGAATTGATCTAGACCAAAGTTTGGCAGCATTGGCTTTAAGGCCTACGGACGCGCCTTTTCAAGCTTTCGAACTGTACATTCGCGACGAGTCGGTACGGTTGGCGGCGGAGGAATGGGAGAAAGCGGACGAGGGATGCTGACCGAAGGGGATAAGGTGAAAAAGGGGTTAACTTAAGCATTGCGCTTAAGTTAACCCCTTTTTTTGAGCGGGAAGTGTACTGCTGGATATCATAAACCCCTAGGCGTTCGGATTAAAGTTATCCTCGATCAACTGGTGAATCTGTTCGGGCGTCTTGCCCTCTTTGCTCCACTCTTCGATCTTCGCGAGCTCCTCGGTGCAGATGCCGCATTGCCCGCTATGATCCGTCCAAGTAATGCCTGTCTCGTTCTTGTCCGCTACGTAACAACGAAGCAGGGATGCATGCGGGTCATCCTCGTATTTCATGCAGCCGCAGTAGCAATTAACCATCTTCATGACTTCTTCGTAATCTCCGACGATCGAATACAGATGTTTCGTGCGCCCGGAGAATTTATCGAGAAATGAGGGCATATCCGAGTAAGAAGCTTCCAACTCCCATGTCTCGTTTCCATGACGATGGGGCTCGCTATCTTTGGATACGCCGCCTCCGCAAGCCACCATAAGGATTCCGCCAGCTAGAACGGCCGCAGGCAACGCGAGCAACCACTTCGCTTTCATCAGCTGTTACCTTCCGGGAGATGTTTGTTGAAGAACGCTTTGAAGTCGTCAAGAGCATATCCGTCGGAAGCGGAGCCTTCTTTCAAGCCGCCTTTCATTCGTTCGCTCTCCACGCCGTTTTTGAAATACACTAACGTCGGGGTAGCCTCGATTTTCATTTTTCCGTAATAGTCTCCGAATTCAAGTAAATTGAACTGGTGCAGATTCACTCCAAGTTCATCCGCTAACGGTTTTAATTGCGGCGTCGTCAATAGACAGTGCGGGCAACTCGACGAGAAGAAATAGACGAAGAAGCTTTCCTTATTTTTCAGCTTTTCCTCCAATACGTCGGGAAGCATGATATTGTTATAGTTCGGATCGTTCAGAATATCTCTCGTAGCTGGAAAAAGATCATCCGAAGGTTTACCATAGACAGTATCCGGTCTCATGTTGTTTAATACGACGAGAGCTACGATCAATACCGCGAGAGTTCCGAAGAAGATTGATAATTTTTTGGCGTTCATAAGCGATTCCCCCATCTAATCTAGATTTTATGTAACGAAAGAATGGACAAGCTCCCCGAACTTTCTTACATTATACCTGATAAGATTGATCTGCAAAACCGTCAACTTCTTAAATCCATCAAACTGTAACAAAAAGAAAGTAGGTTACCTGATGAAAGCGACAATACGACTCGATAAAATGCTCGGAAATCTAGGATACGGTACGAGAAGCGTCATTAAACAGTTAATTAAACAAGGGGCGGTCACCGTTAACGGAAAACCGGTCAAAGATCATGGCTTGCAGATTAACCCGAACCAGGACGAAGTGGTACTGGACGGAGAAACGATCCAATATCGGGACACCGTCTATGTTCTGCTCCATAAGCCGGCGGGTGTCGTCTCCGCGACGGAAGACAGCCGGGATCGTACGGTGATCGATTTATTGGACTTGGATCTGGCGGTATTGTCTCCTTTTCCGGTAGGGCGTCTGGATAAAGATACCGAAGGTTTGCTGTTGATCACGAACGATGGAAAGCTGTCGCATGAGCTGCTGTCACCCCGCAAACATGTTCCCAAGACTTATCGCGCGTTGGTTGCGGGAGCCGTTAACGACGAGGATGTAGCGGCATTCCGGCAAGGCGTCACGCTGGATGACGGCTATGTTACGATGCCCGCGCAACTCGAAATATTGGCGAAATCGAGCGTTGGGTCAGCCGCTACGGGCGATGAAGAGCAATCCGCCGAAGAGTTAACGGCCGCGATTAAGCTCGTACCAAACCAAGCAGATCTTGTATCGGGCGAATCGCTTAGCTGGATCGAGCTTACGATCCATGAAGGAAAGTTCCATCAAGTGAAGAGAATGTTCGAAGCCGTCGGCAAAAAAGTACTGTACTTGCGGCGCGTCTCGATGGGTCCTCTCCGATTAGACCCTAGCCTGGCGCCTGGGGAATGGCGGGAGCTTACGGATGTAGAATTGGATAGCCTGCGCAATTATAGGAAGGACGGTCAGGGATGAAGTTTCGCATGATCGCATTAGACGTCGATGGTACGTTGCTTAACGATCATCACGAAATCACGCCTCGGGTTCGCGAAGCCGTTCGAGCGGCTGCGAATCTGGGAATCGAAATCGTACTTTGCACGGGACGGGGCTCGACGAGCGCATTGCCTGTTCTGAGGGAGTTAGGGCTGAAGGGAACGATGATTACGCATAATGGCGCATCCGTCGTGGATAGCGAATCTCGTGAAATCCTTCATGATACGGTGATCTCGTCGGAGAAGGCATCCCGTTACACGTCTTTCTTCCGTGATCGGGAAATCCATTTCGATATGAATACGGCATTCGATCTTTATGTGGACGAA
Encoded proteins:
- a CDS encoding L,D-transpeptidase produces the protein MSKESRIDEQIQHFYDNVPNVGDALPLKEHLLKHEDSRMAWYLLGKEYEGKGDTAKATYCFAQAGDIYEAFESKPAPKLPEGKQKDKGSWRKWLLAILIPLVLVGGAVIAIMELAPDKDEPAGNVPVQEEGASSPVTAESPAAKPEPTGKTPSLPPDVIPPDQIAGASEPSERGNDVLGELLTQKPSRQPRLLVSTPTLGKWGDWVKTGKPIATATSDRESGTAGIQWFDPKWCDCKPEDSKSAQKLVQGWKPMQEQKIALRSAMIRYREKTGKWPASPETLAADYPANTMAGWTDNMTPWFEELKATLDNKKDGKIPKSVDWPDRTGPEIGHGTPSGDLAPLSSEPLEIIVDKSNHRLAVVSGNVMLRNYEVGLGGGKTPEGKFVITEKVKDPNGSSTGAFGSRGMTLSDSRYGIHGTDEPESMGKDESLGCVRMKKEDIEELYDLVPMGTPVTITQGGLPDELRAPPERFRLKSTQNETNPHKVYDWLG
- a CDS encoding quinone-dependent dihydroorotate dehydrogenase; translated protein: MLYQVAKPFLFKMDPEAAHHLIIDGMGTAAKVPGMPALLSAIWGTKASPELAVDLFGLHFNHPVGLAAGLDKNAKAVTGLSRVGLSFLEVGTVTPKGQAGNDQPRLFRLPPDEALINRMGFNNDGADVMAERLSKLPRRRIPLAVNIGKNKLTPNENAADDYRACVRKLFAYGDFFVVNISSPNTPDLRALQHGDELRHLLDAVKDEMAKQAEKHGELPKPILVKIAPDNTEDQLAYMAEAIQLSGMSGVIATNTTIGRDGLTHKNAGETGGLSGRPLTQRSTEVIRSLYKITKGKLPIIGSGGIFTADDAYEKILAGASLVEVYTAMIYKGPALLKEIHGGLIKRLKQDGFTRITQAVGAGHR
- a CDS encoding GTP pyrophosphokinase, with protein sequence MDGRDWGKFLLPYEQAAEELKVKLKALRSELKARDEYAPIEFVTGRVKRVSSILEKARRLSVPLDRIELGIEDIAGIRIMCQFVDDIYRVADLIRQRKDLTLVYEKDYITNFKDSGYRSYHLIVEYPVQTSLGSKPVLAEIQIRTLAMNFWATIEHSLNYKYRDQLPSHVRERLRKAAEAAFLLDNEMSSIRQEIVEAQQDFEESSVIVRRVLNEIQELYFFRRVREAAQFQRRFNELWEHDDIWGLKELSIEVQAALDRAGKGGNA
- a CDS encoding DUF309 domain-containing protein, whose protein sequence is MAGAGKGAESLSGVMIDSRYWAYLSYFNVERDYFECHEVMEELWLEYGRSPLLQGLLQAAVGLHHWDNGNRSGAVKLMNAAQEKLSVYADEVLGLDLARLRIDLDQSLAALALRPTDAPFQAFELYIRDESVRLAAEEWEKADEGC
- a CDS encoding PCYCGC motif-containing (lipo)protein, which produces MKAKWLLALPAAVLAGGILMVACGGGVSKDSEPHRHGNETWELEASYSDMPSFLDKFSGRTKHLYSIVGDYEEVMKMVNCYCGCMKYEDDPHASLLRCYVADKNETGITWTDHSGQCGICTEELAKIEEWSKEGKTPEQIHQLIEDNFNPNA
- a CDS encoding thioredoxin family protein, with the translated sequence MNAKKLSIFFGTLAVLIVALVVLNNMRPDTVYGKPSDDLFPATRDILNDPNYNNIMLPDVLEEKLKNKESFFVYFFSSSCPHCLLTTPQLKPLADELGVNLHQFNLLEFGDYYGKMKIEATPTLVYFKNGVESERMKGGLKEGSASDGYALDDFKAFFNKHLPEGNS
- a CDS encoding pseudouridine synthase → MKATIRLDKMLGNLGYGTRSVIKQLIKQGAVTVNGKPVKDHGLQINPNQDEVVLDGETIQYRDTVYVLLHKPAGVVSATEDSRDRTVIDLLDLDLAVLSPFPVGRLDKDTEGLLLITNDGKLSHELLSPRKHVPKTYRALVAGAVNDEDVAAFRQGVTLDDGYVTMPAQLEILAKSSVGSAATGDEEQSAEELTAAIKLVPNQADLVSGESLSWIELTIHEGKFHQVKRMFEAVGKKVLYLRRVSMGPLRLDPSLAPGEWRELTDVELDSLRNYRKDGQG